A single window of Nocardia sp. NBC_01327 DNA harbors:
- a CDS encoding alpha/beta fold hydrolase, with translation MRVLGWRTRIFTASMVTAGAFLIIPGAPAQAETPGAVIATTAAPDGFRGMPNGSIIDYWTTRSNGEAVKASGALFVPNGAAPAGGWPIMAYDHGTSGLGPGCGGQTDTTHVSRAAEDRVLQYFLGKGFAVVAPDYLGLGRFDTGPHPYLEIRTEATATIDMVRAARAASPALSRTWALTGFSQGGHAALGAANLQHADAPDLDFRGTIAVDPASDIEKVSPFVGPYVPAIPGEAGDGVSGFVVSMLAGLRATHPELDMNANYLTPRGREVVDQASSLCFKDIMKVIDGTSIGDMISRPLNDDRFMAAFDDYITVPTSGYDAPILLLLNTNDITVPSPLHAALAAQFAADGVDFQTVVGTGTHTQLNPQMWDAIGAFSDRILATPTKS, from the coding sequence ATGAGGGTGTTGGGTTGGCGGACGCGGATTTTCACCGCGTCCATGGTGACCGCGGGTGCGTTCCTGATAATTCCGGGAGCACCGGCACAAGCGGAGACACCGGGCGCGGTTATCGCGACAACCGCGGCGCCCGACGGCTTCCGCGGTATGCCCAACGGTTCCATCATCGACTACTGGACCACGCGCTCGAACGGCGAAGCGGTCAAGGCCAGCGGCGCACTCTTCGTCCCGAACGGCGCCGCGCCCGCCGGCGGCTGGCCGATCATGGCCTACGACCACGGCACCTCCGGTCTCGGACCCGGTTGCGGCGGCCAGACCGACACCACGCATGTGAGCCGCGCCGCTGAAGACCGTGTGCTGCAATACTTCCTGGGCAAGGGCTTCGCTGTGGTCGCCCCGGATTACCTCGGGCTCGGCCGCTTCGACACCGGCCCGCATCCGTATCTGGAAATCCGCACCGAGGCGACGGCCACCATCGATATGGTGCGCGCCGCGCGTGCCGCCAGCCCCGCGCTGTCGCGCACCTGGGCGCTGACCGGATTCTCCCAGGGTGGTCACGCGGCGCTGGGCGCCGCCAACCTGCAGCACGCCGATGCTCCCGATCTGGACTTCCGCGGCACCATCGCCGTCGATCCGGCCTCGGATATCGAGAAGGTCTCCCCGTTCGTCGGCCCCTACGTGCCCGCCATCCCGGGCGAGGCCGGGGACGGTGTGAGCGGATTCGTGGTCAGCATGCTCGCGGGCCTGCGCGCAACGCACCCGGAACTCGACATGAACGCGAATTACCTGACCCCGCGCGGGCGTGAGGTGGTGGACCAGGCTTCCAGCCTGTGCTTCAAGGACATCATGAAGGTCATCGACGGCACCTCGATCGGCGATATGATCTCGCGCCCGCTGAACGATGACCGCTTCATGGCCGCGTTCGACGACTACATCACCGTTCCCACCAGTGGCTACGATGCGCCGATCCTGTTGCTGCTCAATACGAATGACATCACCGTGCCGTCCCCGCTGCATGCCGCGCTGGCCGCTCAGTTCGCCGCCGATGGCGTGGATTTCCAGACGGTGGTCGGAACCGGCACGCACACTCAATTGAATCCGCAGATGTGGGATGCCATCGGGGCGTTCAGCGACCGCATTCTGGCCACGCCGACCAAGTCCTGA
- a CDS encoding SDR family NAD(P)-dependent oxidoreductase: MSRYEGRRVIVTGAGSGIGQGIALRLLSEGAQLVAADVNDAGLTATVEAAPADQRDRLHTVHLDVSDPESVHTATADAFETLGGLDVLVNAAGIMRAGHTHEMPVEVWNQVLAVNLTGTFLMIQSAIPQLIESAHGGVIVNFSSTAAFGSNPYMAAYAASKAGVNALTHSIALEYVKKGLRAVNIVPGGISTGITSGLSLPADADWSLMARLPGWIDGGALGKPEDIAGVVAMVASDDGRYMTGTELRVDGGALM, encoded by the coding sequence CTGAGCAGATATGAAGGACGCCGAGTAATCGTCACCGGAGCCGGTTCCGGTATCGGCCAGGGCATCGCCCTGCGCCTCCTCTCCGAAGGCGCGCAGCTGGTCGCCGCCGATGTCAACGACGCCGGGCTGACCGCCACCGTCGAAGCCGCTCCCGCCGACCAGCGGGACCGGCTGCACACCGTGCACCTGGACGTCTCCGATCCGGAATCGGTGCACACCGCCACCGCCGACGCCTTCGAAACCCTCGGCGGCCTCGATGTTCTGGTGAATGCCGCCGGCATCATGCGTGCCGGGCACACGCACGAAATGCCCGTGGAGGTCTGGAATCAGGTGCTCGCGGTGAACCTCACCGGCACCTTCCTGATGATCCAGTCCGCTATCCCCCAGCTCATCGAATCCGCGCACGGCGGCGTGATCGTGAACTTCTCCTCCACCGCGGCCTTCGGCTCCAACCCGTACATGGCCGCGTACGCCGCGTCCAAGGCCGGCGTCAACGCGCTGACCCACTCCATCGCCCTCGAATACGTGAAAAAGGGCCTGCGCGCGGTGAATATCGTGCCGGGCGGCATCAGCACCGGCATCACCTCCGGGCTCTCCCTCCCCGCCGACGCCGACTGGTCGCTCATGGCCCGCCTCCCCGGCTGGATCGACGGCGGCGCCCTGGGCAAGCCGGAAGACATCGCCGGCGTGGTGGCCATGGTCGCCTCCGACGACGGCCGCTACATGACTGGCACCGAGCTCCGCGTCGACGGCGGCGCACTGATGTAA
- a CDS encoding transglycosylase family protein yields MNALAKINSSRSPLLYGAIAAMLATLIVGAGLAIMNKKVVTVVIDGQSTSRSTMYLNVRGVLKDAGYDISSRDDVSPSAGSRVHDGDTITLNRAREVSLITDGTPSKAWTTALTVAQAIVQLKLPGDVFTSPSRPTPLPLVGAQLLITNPRTVELADNGSSASLVRLAAPTVGQLLEVQGRPLINQDFVVPAADTPLTDGMKIVVTRKVVENRTERVPLDPPENVIDDPTLNMSRTIVENQGTPGTQDVTFAVSIVNGKEAGRDPIHSTVIVPAAPKTIRKGAKPGTEVPDVRDGATWDALAKCESTGNWAINTGNGFYGGVQFDQNTWERQGGTRYAPRADLATREEQIAIAEVTRARQGWGAWPACTSRLGIS; encoded by the coding sequence GTGAACGCTTTGGCGAAGATCAACTCGTCGCGCTCGCCGTTGCTGTACGGCGCCATCGCGGCGATGCTTGCCACGCTCATAGTCGGTGCGGGCCTGGCCATCATGAACAAGAAGGTCGTCACGGTCGTGATCGACGGCCAATCCACCAGCCGCAGCACCATGTACCTGAATGTGCGCGGCGTGCTCAAGGACGCCGGGTACGACATCAGCTCGCGCGATGACGTATCCCCTTCTGCCGGTTCACGAGTCCACGACGGCGACACCATCACGCTGAACCGGGCCCGTGAGGTCTCGCTCATCACCGACGGCACGCCGTCCAAGGCCTGGACCACCGCGCTCACCGTCGCCCAGGCGATCGTGCAGCTGAAGCTGCCCGGCGATGTCTTCACCTCGCCCTCGCGCCCGACGCCGCTGCCGCTGGTGGGCGCGCAATTGCTGATCACCAATCCGCGCACCGTGGAGCTGGCCGACAACGGCAGCTCCGCCTCGCTGGTGCGCCTGGCCGCGCCCACCGTCGGGCAGCTGCTCGAGGTGCAGGGCCGCCCGCTCATCAATCAGGATTTTGTCGTCCCGGCCGCTGATACCCCGCTGACCGACGGCATGAAAATCGTGGTCACCCGCAAGGTTGTCGAAAACCGCACCGAGCGCGTGCCTTTGGACCCGCCGGAGAACGTCATCGACGATCCCACGCTCAATATGAGCCGGACCATTGTCGAAAACCAGGGCACGCCAGGCACTCAGGACGTCACCTTCGCGGTGTCCATCGTGAACGGCAAAGAGGCGGGCCGGGATCCGATCCACTCCACCGTGATCGTCCCCGCCGCGCCCAAGACCATCCGCAAGGGCGCCAAACCCGGCACCGAGGTCCCCGACGTCCGCGACGGCGCCACCTGGGACGCCCTCGCCAAATGCGAATCCACCGGCAACTGGGCGATCAATACCGGCAACGGTTTCTACGGCGGCGTGCAATTCGACCAGAACACCTGGGAGCGCCAGGGCGGCACCCGCTACGCCCCCCGCGCCGACCTGGCCACCCGCGAAGAACAGATCGCCATTGCCGAGGTGACCCGCGCCCGCCAGGGCTGGGGCGCCTGGCCCGCGTGCACCAGCCGCCTGGGCATCAGCTAG
- a CDS encoding TatD family hydrolase: protein MRNTRPAPEPPEPLAPLIDAHTHLDACGATDAESVAAIMDRAEAVGVREVVTVADDLAAAQFAVRAAHWDRRVYAAVALHPTRANALDDAAKAELERLAADPRVVAVGETGLDYYWPGKLEGCADIEEQVEGFRWHIDLAKRLRKPLMIHNREADHDLLAVLLDEGAPETVIFHCFSSDANMAQACVDQGYVLSFSGTVSFKNAHELREAAKLVPDAHILVETDAPFLTPHPFRGAPNESYMLPYTLRALAEVREQDPVTLAKITTANARRVYGI, encoded by the coding sequence ATGCGTAATACCCGGCCCGCGCCCGAGCCGCCGGAGCCGCTGGCTCCCCTCATCGACGCGCACACCCATCTGGACGCGTGCGGCGCGACCGATGCGGAATCGGTTGCGGCCATTATGGATCGCGCCGAAGCGGTCGGTGTGCGCGAGGTGGTGACGGTGGCCGACGATCTGGCCGCCGCGCAGTTCGCCGTGCGGGCCGCGCACTGGGATCGGCGGGTGTACGCGGCCGTCGCCCTGCATCCGACCCGCGCCAACGCCCTCGACGATGCGGCCAAGGCCGAGCTCGAGCGCCTGGCCGCCGACCCGCGCGTGGTCGCCGTCGGTGAGACCGGGCTCGATTACTATTGGCCCGGAAAGCTGGAGGGCTGCGCCGATATCGAGGAGCAGGTCGAGGGTTTCCGCTGGCATATCGACCTGGCCAAGCGGCTGCGCAAGCCGCTCATGATCCACAATCGCGAGGCCGATCACGATCTGCTGGCGGTGCTGCTGGACGAGGGCGCGCCGGAAACCGTGATCTTCCACTGCTTCTCCTCCGATGCGAACATGGCGCAGGCCTGCGTGGATCAGGGGTACGTGCTGAGTTTCTCCGGAACCGTGAGTTTCAAGAATGCCCATGAATTGCGGGAGGCCGCGAAACTCGTTCCAGATGCCCACATTCTGGTCGAAACGGACGCTCCGTTCCTCACCCCGCATCCCTTCCGGGGTGCGCCGAACGAGTCCTACATGCTGCCGTACACGCTGCGCGCGCTGGCCGAGGTGCGCGAACAGGATCCGGTGACGCTGGCCAAGATCACCACCGCGAATGCCCGGCGGGTGTACGGAATCTGA
- the metG gene encoding methionine--tRNA ligase: MSASERPAFYVTTAIAYPNGAPHIGHAYEYISTDALARFKRLDGFDVFFMTGTDEHGQKVQQAAKAAGVPEHEYASGNSDVFERMDKALDISFDRFIRTTDEDHLAASAAIWERMVANGDIYPDTYSGWYSVRDEAFYTEEETTLQADGTRISTDTKTPVEWTEESNYFFRLSNYQDRLLELYETKPEFIAPATRRNEIVSYVKAGLKDLSISRTTFDWGVPVPSDPAHVMYVWVDALTNYLTGAGFPNTDSAAFQKFWPADLHIIGKDITRFHTVYWPAFLMSAGIELPKRVFVHGFLYNKGEKMSKSTGNVVDPTELVDTYGLDAVRFFLLREISYGQDGSYSHEGIVSRINTDLANEYGNLAQRTLKISARDFGPVVPAPGDFTDEDKALLELANGLLERVRAEFDQQQLHLGLEELWVALRETNRYFSAQAPWTLAKSGTPEDVAREATILYVTMEVLRIVTILVQPVIPASAEKILDLLGQTGRTFADIAIPIQPGTALPEPEVVFPKYVEPKV, from the coding sequence ATGAGTGCATCCGAACGCCCCGCCTTCTATGTCACCACGGCCATCGCCTACCCGAACGGCGCGCCGCACATCGGCCACGCCTACGAGTACATCTCCACCGATGCGCTGGCTCGCTTCAAGCGGCTCGACGGGTTCGATGTCTTCTTCATGACGGGCACCGACGAGCACGGCCAGAAGGTGCAGCAGGCCGCCAAGGCCGCCGGTGTTCCGGAGCACGAATACGCCTCCGGCAACTCCGATGTGTTCGAGCGCATGGACAAGGCCCTCGATATCTCGTTCGACCGGTTCATCCGGACCACCGACGAGGACCACCTCGCCGCGTCCGCCGCGATCTGGGAGCGGATGGTCGCCAATGGCGATATCTACCCGGATACCTACTCCGGCTGGTACTCGGTGCGCGACGAGGCGTTCTACACCGAGGAGGAGACCACCCTTCAGGCGGACGGCACCCGCATCTCCACCGATACCAAGACGCCGGTGGAGTGGACCGAGGAGTCGAACTACTTCTTCCGGCTGTCCAACTACCAGGACAGGCTGCTCGAACTGTACGAGACCAAGCCGGAATTCATCGCGCCCGCGACCCGGCGCAATGAGATCGTCTCGTATGTGAAGGCCGGTCTGAAGGATCTGTCGATCTCCCGCACCACCTTCGACTGGGGTGTTCCGGTGCCCAGCGATCCGGCGCACGTCATGTACGTGTGGGTGGACGCGCTGACCAACTACCTCACCGGTGCGGGCTTCCCGAATACCGATTCGGCCGCCTTCCAGAAGTTCTGGCCCGCCGATCTGCACATCATCGGCAAGGACATCACCCGCTTCCACACCGTGTACTGGCCGGCGTTCCTGATGTCGGCCGGAATCGAGCTGCCCAAGCGCGTTTTCGTGCACGGGTTCCTCTACAACAAGGGCGAGAAGATGTCGAAGTCGACCGGCAATGTGGTCGATCCGACGGAGCTCGTGGACACCTACGGGCTCGATGCCGTGCGGTTCTTCCTGCTGCGCGAGATCTCCTACGGGCAGGACGGCTCGTACAGCCACGAGGGCATCGTCAGCCGGATCAATACCGATCTGGCCAATGAGTACGGCAATCTGGCGCAGCGCACGCTGAAGATCTCCGCGCGTGATTTCGGCCCGGTGGTGCCGGCGCCCGGTGATTTCACCGATGAGGACAAGGCGCTGCTGGAGCTCGCGAACGGGCTGCTGGAGCGGGTGCGGGCCGAATTCGACCAGCAGCAGCTCCATTTGGGCCTGGAGGAGCTGTGGGTCGCACTGCGCGAGACCAACCGCTACTTCTCCGCGCAGGCGCCGTGGACCCTCGCCAAATCCGGCACGCCGGAGGATGTGGCCCGGGAGGCCACCATTCTCTACGTGACCATGGAGGTGCTGCGCATCGTGACGATCCTGGTGCAGCCGGTGATCCCGGCTTCCGCGGAGAAGATCCTGGATCTGCTCGGCCAGACCGGGCGCACCTTCGCCGATATCGCCATCCCGATCCAGCCGGGCACCGCCCTGCCGGAGCCGGAGGTCGTCTTCCCGAAGTACGTGGAGCCCAAGGTCTAG
- a CDS encoding 3-oxoacyl-ACP synthase III family protein produces the protein MSHSRFESIGAYLPSKRVTTEELVSQLKETPGFDLEKITGVKERRFRDTTPENHEDSFILAMNAAQDCLSRSQYAASDLDVIISTSITRSRGTKMYMQPSFAGTLARDLGARADTISFDLSNACAGMMTGTYILDRMIRSGAVKRGMVVSGEAITPIAETAVEEITEKYDLQFASLTVGDSGAAVIIDEAVDDNDKIHYIELTTASEFSHLCLGMPSEKSQGVSLYTDNRKMHNESRFLLWTDTQGNFMADRGTTFEDEGFDYIIHHQFGAGAIPFMNAIAAREFGHPMPPDLNVIEKYGNTSTTSHFIVLHDQLSQQNIASGSKVLMVPAASGVVGGFLSTTISSLKV, from the coding sequence GTGTCGCATTCTCGATTCGAGTCGATAGGCGCCTACCTGCCATCGAAACGCGTCACCACCGAAGAGCTCGTCTCGCAATTGAAGGAGACCCCCGGGTTCGATCTCGAAAAAATTACGGGTGTTAAGGAAAGACGCTTCCGCGACACTACACCCGAAAACCACGAAGACTCGTTCATTCTCGCAATGAATGCCGCGCAGGACTGTTTGTCCAGGTCACAGTATGCGGCGTCCGATCTCGACGTGATCATCTCCACCTCGATCACGCGCAGTCGCGGCACGAAGATGTACATGCAGCCCTCCTTCGCCGGCACGCTTGCCCGGGATCTCGGAGCGCGCGCCGACACCATTTCTTTCGACCTTTCCAATGCCTGCGCCGGAATGATGACCGGCACCTACATTCTCGATCGAATGATTCGTTCGGGTGCGGTGAAGCGCGGCATGGTCGTGAGTGGTGAAGCAATTACACCGATCGCCGAAACCGCGGTCGAGGAGATCACCGAGAAATACGATCTGCAATTCGCATCGCTCACCGTCGGCGATTCGGGCGCGGCCGTCATCATCGATGAGGCGGTCGACGACAATGACAAGATCCACTACATCGAACTGACCACCGCGTCGGAGTTCTCGCACCTGTGCCTGGGCATGCCCAGTGAAAAATCCCAGGGCGTCTCGCTGTACACGGACAACCGCAAAATGCACAACGAATCGCGCTTCCTGCTCTGGACCGATACGCAGGGCAACTTCATGGCCGATCGCGGCACCACGTTCGAGGACGAGGGCTTCGACTACATCATCCACCACCAGTTCGGCGCCGGCGCGATTCCGTTCATGAACGCGATTGCCGCACGCGAGTTCGGCCACCCGATGCCGCCGGACCTGAATGTGATCGAGAAGTACGGAAACACTTCCACCACTTCACATTTCATCGTGCTGCACGATCAGCTGAGCCAGCAGAACATCGCATCCGGATCCAAGGTCCTGATGGTCCCCGCCGCCTCCGGCGTCGTCGGGGGATTCCTGTCCACCACGATTTCATCTCTGAAGGTCTGA
- a CDS encoding AMP-binding protein has protein sequence MTTATYWQAIDRFRAVVADQPDREAVIFPAGTAATGLPEYRHLTYRELDTWSDTIGGHLAAAGVGRGTRTIVLVLPSPELYAIMLGLLKIGAVPVVIDPGMGLRKMLNCLRAADAEAFIGIPQAHAARVLFSRYFRDVRVKITVGPRWFWGGDTLQSWGTPCGSEATAAQLNTVTPVSSDKSGATRDVRTAAVATQSAAATDAPGAIVDQHDAEAAAGSDSEADTPATADEALTATASVDGGLGTPHAPDNVADGAAAARNTLGGKPSPAGAMSVRLHTLLESLEQNAPAGRGGAAIAKAAATADRLSPVVGSRLRTLRSTAVGARARWERRATGAGTVGAGARDTIALGTGSLADRVPAPDGELLLIAFTTGSTGPAKAVEMTHGNLSAMVDQVDAARGRVAPDTSLITLPLVGILDMLLGARCVLPPLVPSQVGSTDPAYVADAINRFGVRTMFASPAVLIPLLRYLESSKTELPTLHSIYSGGAPVPDWCIAGLREVLPADSEVHAGYGSTEALPMSTIESRELLGGLVERAHRGEGTCIGRPAEGVRARLVAITDDPIKLWSDAEAREAELVATRGIGELVVAGPNVSTRYYWPREANRAGKIIDGDTVWHRTGDLAWIDQEGRIWFCGRKSQRVHTAEGPMFSVQVEQVFNTLPGVVRTALVGVGPRGAQQPVLCVEAESGADTVLLAAQLRTRATEFAVTAPVSTFLFHPKFPVDIRHNAKIGREQLSLWATQQLGEDK, from the coding sequence GTGACGACCGCTACCTACTGGCAGGCCATCGACCGCTTCCGCGCGGTCGTGGCCGACCAGCCCGACCGGGAAGCGGTGATCTTCCCTGCCGGTACGGCGGCGACCGGCCTGCCGGAGTACCGCCACCTCACCTACCGCGAGCTCGACACCTGGTCCGACACCATCGGCGGCCATCTCGCCGCCGCGGGTGTCGGCCGCGGTACCCGCACCATCGTGCTGGTGCTGCCCAGCCCCGAGCTGTACGCGATCATGCTGGGGCTGTTGAAGATCGGCGCGGTCCCGGTGGTCATCGACCCCGGTATGGGCCTGCGCAAAATGCTCAACTGCCTGCGCGCCGCCGATGCCGAAGCCTTCATCGGCATCCCCCAGGCCCACGCCGCCCGCGTCCTGTTCAGCCGCTACTTCCGCGACGTCCGCGTCAAGATCACCGTCGGCCCCCGCTGGTTCTGGGGCGGCGACACCCTGCAGAGCTGGGGTACACCCTGCGGATCGGAAGCCACTGCGGCACAACTGAATACAGTCACTCCAGTATCGAGCGACAAGTCCGGCGCCACGCGTGATGTGCGGACCGCCGCTGTGGCCACCCAGAGCGCGGCCGCGACCGACGCACCCGGCGCGATCGTGGACCAGCACGACGCCGAAGCGGCTGCCGGCTCGGACAGCGAGGCCGATACGCCCGCGACCGCGGACGAGGCCCTCACGGCTACGGCGAGTGTGGACGGCGGACTCGGTACTCCGCATGCTCCGGACAATGTCGCAGACGGCGCGGCGGCGGCGCGAAACACCCTCGGCGGCAAGCCATCCCCTGCCGGGGCGATGAGCGTTCGACTGCACACGCTGCTCGAGTCGCTCGAGCAGAACGCGCCTGCCGGACGCGGGGGTGCGGCGATCGCCAAGGCTGCCGCGACCGCGGACCGCCTCAGCCCGGTGGTGGGTTCGCGTCTGCGCACCCTGCGCTCCACCGCAGTGGGCGCGCGCGCCCGCTGGGAGCGGCGGGCGACCGGGGCAGGCACTGTCGGCGCCGGCGCCCGGGACACCATCGCTCTCGGAACCGGTTCGCTCGCCGATCGGGTGCCCGCGCCCGATGGGGAGCTGCTGCTGATCGCGTTCACCACGGGCAGTACGGGTCCGGCCAAGGCGGTCGAGATGACGCACGGGAATCTTTCGGCGATGGTGGATCAGGTGGATGCGGCGCGGGGGCGGGTCGCACCGGATACGTCGCTGATCACGTTGCCGCTGGTGGGGATTCTGGACATGCTGCTCGGGGCGCGGTGTGTGCTGCCGCCCCTGGTGCCGAGTCAGGTCGGGTCGACCGATCCGGCGTATGTCGCCGATGCGATCAATCGGTTCGGGGTGCGGACCATGTTCGCCTCGCCCGCCGTCCTGATCCCGCTGCTGCGGTATCTGGAGAGTTCGAAGACGGAACTTCCTACGCTGCACAGCATTTACTCCGGTGGCGCGCCGGTGCCGGACTGGTGCATCGCCGGGCTGCGCGAGGTGCTGCCCGCGGACTCCGAGGTGCATGCCGGATACGGCTCCACCGAGGCGCTGCCCATGTCGACCATCGAATCGCGGGAACTGCTCGGCGGTTTGGTCGAGCGCGCCCATCGCGGTGAGGGCACCTGCATCGGCCGCCCGGCCGAGGGCGTCCGGGCGCGACTGGTCGCCATTACCGATGATCCGATCAAGCTCTGGTCCGATGCCGAGGCCCGGGAGGCCGAGCTGGTCGCGACCCGCGGTATCGGCGAGCTCGTGGTGGCCGGGCCGAATGTGAGCACCCGGTACTACTGGCCGCGCGAGGCCAATCGCGCGGGCAAGATCATCGACGGCGATACCGTGTGGCATCGCACCGGCGATCTGGCCTGGATCGACCAGGAGGGCCGAATCTGGTTCTGCGGTCGCAAGAGTCAGCGCGTGCACACCGCGGAGGGACCCATGTTCTCGGTGCAGGTGGAGCAGGTCTTCAATACGCTGCCCGGCGTCGTGCGCACCGCCCTGGTGGGCGTCGGACCGCGCGGCGCGCAACAGCCGGTGCTCTGTGTGGAGGCCGAGTCCGGCGCGGACACCGTGCTGCTGGCGGCGCAATTGCGCACGCGGGCCACCGAATTCGCGGTGACCGCGCCGGTATCGACCTTCCTGTTCCATCCGAAGTTTCCGGTCGATATCCGCCACAATGCCAAGATCGGCCGCGAGCAGCTGTCCCTCTGGGCGACCCAGCAGCTCGGAGAGGACAAGTGA
- a CDS encoding NAD-dependent epimerase/dehydratase family protein: MPAASTNMKALVTGASGFLGGAIVRRLVRDGQYDVVVLARATSNLRDLGDVIDQVEVVTGDLTDAASLDSATKGIDVVFHSAARVDERGTRAQFVAENLTATEHLLKSARRNGASRFVFISSPSALMDRDGGDQIDIDESVPYPSRYLNLYSETKAAAERAVLAANAPGFATCALRPRAIWGAGDRSGPIVRLLSRAAAGSLPDLSFGKDVYASLCHVENIAAACTWAAATEKAGGKAYFIADGEQTNVWGFLGEVATDLGYEPPSRQPNPRVLNAAVAIIDTIWRIPAVATRWSPPLSRYVVALMTRTATYDTGAATRDFGYRPVMDRETGLATFLAWLETQGGIVELTRDLR; the protein is encoded by the coding sequence ATGCCCGCAGCGAGCACCAATATGAAGGCGCTGGTCACCGGCGCATCCGGCTTCCTCGGCGGCGCGATCGTGCGCCGCCTGGTCCGCGACGGACAGTACGACGTGGTGGTCCTCGCGCGGGCCACCAGCAATCTGCGCGATCTCGGCGATGTCATCGACCAGGTGGAGGTCGTGACCGGCGACCTCACCGACGCGGCGTCTCTGGATTCGGCGACCAAGGGCATCGATGTGGTGTTCCACAGCGCCGCCCGGGTCGACGAGCGCGGCACCCGCGCCCAGTTCGTGGCCGAGAACCTCACGGCCACAGAACATCTGCTGAAGTCCGCCCGGCGCAACGGCGCCTCCCGCTTCGTCTTCATCTCCAGCCCCAGCGCGCTCATGGATCGCGACGGCGGCGACCAGATCGATATCGACGAATCGGTGCCGTATCCGAGCCGCTACCTGAATCTCTACTCCGAGACCAAGGCGGCCGCGGAACGCGCCGTGCTGGCGGCGAACGCACCAGGCTTCGCGACCTGCGCACTGCGGCCGCGCGCCATCTGGGGTGCGGGTGACCGGTCCGGGCCGATCGTGCGGCTGCTGAGCCGCGCGGCCGCGGGCAGCCTGCCGGATCTGTCCTTCGGCAAGGACGTCTACGCCTCGCTCTGCCACGTGGAGAATATCGCCGCGGCCTGCACCTGGGCGGCGGCGACCGAAAAGGCCGGCGGCAAGGCGTATTTCATCGCCGACGGCGAGCAGACGAATGTGTGGGGCTTCCTCGGCGAGGTCGCGACCGACCTCGGCTACGAGCCGCCCAGCCGGCAGCCCAATCCGCGGGTGCTGAACGCGGCGGTAGCCATCATCGACACCATCTGGCGTATTCCGGCCGTCGCCACGCGCTGGTCACCGCCGCTCTCGCGGTATGTGGTGGCCCTGATGACCCGGACGGCCACGTACGACACCGGCGCCGCCACCAGGGATTTCGGGTACCGGCCGGTCATGGATCGCGAGACCGGGCTCGCCACCTTCCTGGCCTGGCTCGAAACCCAGGGCGGCATTGTCGAATTGACCAGAGACCTGCGGTAA